Proteins encoded together in one Lathyrus oleraceus cultivar Zhongwan6 chromosome 5, CAAS_Psat_ZW6_1.0, whole genome shotgun sequence window:
- the LOC127081291 gene encoding protein RKD1 → MENIDQLNVWKYDHAIQDYDPFLPPFPSSSYDNNYLYRGNSSDGYISKDWSSHYGFPMQDTIFDAIPIKEYYHPEYHYETFPNEISTQISIQDYGFYDAKNEVSTWSEIDAGFYLDKNVFSISNNNIGENNAMENVKGKRCREENINSARMLTKKNISEYFYMPISQAARELNVGLTHLKKRCRDLGIQRWPHRKLMSLQTLIKNVQIFAENLIISSLDSSKKYCEQGNESDEKIRNAVEILKKEMKMVEEKPDLQLEENTKRLRQACFKANYKKRRLMVMRLMDQQHSSLSESESVNNYKMG, encoded by the exons ATGGAGAATATTGATCAACTCAATGTTTGGAAATATGATCATGCAATACAAGATTATGATCCATTTCTACCTCCTTTTCCATCTTCTTCATATGATAATAATTATCTTTACAg AGGAAACTCGAGTGATGGTTATATTTCAAAAGATTGGTCGTCACATTATGGATTTCCCATGCAAGATACTATATTTGATGCTATCCCTATCAAGGAATATTATCATCCTGAATATCATTATGAAACTTTTCCTAATGAAATATCAACACAAATAAGCATACAAg ACTATGGTTTTTATGATGCTAAAAATGAGGTTTCAACATGGAGTGAAATTGATGCTGGATTTTATTTGGATAAAAATGTGTTTTCTATTAGCAACAACAATATTGGAGAAAATAATGCAATGGAAAATGTGAAGGGTAAACGATGTAGAGAAGAGAATATTAATAGTGCAAGAATGTTAACTAAAAAGAATATTTCTGAGTATTTCTACATGCCAATATCACAAGCTGCAAGAGAGCTTAATGTTGGACTTACTCATTTGAAGAAAAGGTGTAGGGATCTTGGAATTCAAAGGTGGCCCCATAGGAAACTAATGAGTCTTCAAACCCTAATTAAAAATGTTCAA ATATTTGCGGAAAATTTAATTATTTCAAGTTTAGATAGTAGTAAAAAATATTGT GAGCAGGGAAATGAGAGTGATGAAAAAATAAGGAATGCTGTGGAAATATTGAAGAAAGAAATGAAGATGGTAGAGGAAAAACCAGATTTGCAACTTGAAGAAAACACAAAAAGGCTTAGACAAGCATGCTTCAAGGCTAATTACAAGAAGAGAAGATTAATGGTCATGAGATTAATGGATCAACAGCATTCTTCTCTAAGTGAAAGTGAAAGTGTTAATAATTACAAAATGGGATAA